The following are encoded together in the Macadamia integrifolia cultivar HAES 741 chromosome 10, SCU_Mint_v3, whole genome shotgun sequence genome:
- the LOC122091658 gene encoding lon protease homolog 1, mitochondrial-like has product MLKVLSASYLQGRLQNLSGKLPSNLSYGESRAPLLRILGSLRSSNSKKPNLCKRVFFCSESGDGSNPVAEVEEKPGEAEAAVESAEEVDSKASSAIVPTNPRPEDYLTVLALPLPHRPLFPGFYMPIYVKDPKLLAALVESRKRQAPYAGAFLLKDEPGTDPSLLSRSEMEKNMYDLKGKELFNRLHEVGTLAQITSIQGDQVVLIGHRRLRITEMVSEDPLTVKVDHLKDKPYNKDDDVIKATSFEVISTLRDVLKTSSLWRDHIQTYTQHIGDFNFPRLADFGAAISGANKLQCQQVLEELDVYKRLTLTLELVKKEMEISKIQESIAKAIEEKISGEQRRYLLNEQLKAIKKELGLETDDKTALSEKFRERLEPNKERCPPHVLQVIEEELTKLQLLEASSSEFNVTRNYLDWLTSLPWGNYSDENFDVHRAQAILDEDHYGLTDVKERILEFIAVGKLRGTSQGKIICLSGPPGVGKTSIGRSIARALNRKFYRFSVGGLGDVAEIKGHRRTYIGAMPGKMVQCLKNVGTANPLVLIDEIDKLGRGHAGDPASALLELLDPEQNANFLDHYLDVPIDVSKVLFVCTANVVEMIPNPLLDRMEIISIAGYITDEKMHIARNYLEKTTREACGIKPEQVELTDAALLALIENYCREAGVRNLQKHIEKIYRKIALQLVRKRESNEPSQVVGQNDVKAESINELNEAVVVEEIQVGSEPGDIINEKLDSEMPVVADRIQTDLQAEENVCKEDQIVDSKDNVGIEMSQENEASKAFEVVIDASNISDFVGKPVFHAERIYDQTPVGVVMGLAWTAMGGSTLYIETTLVEQGEGKGALHLTGQLGDVMKESAQIAHTVARAILLEREPNNPFFANSKLHLHVPAGATPKDGPSAGCTMITSMLSLAMKKPVKKDLAMTGEVTLTGRILPIGGVKEKTIAARRSNVKTLIFPLANRRDFDELSANVKEGLEVHFVDDYSQIFKLAFGGDQDAEK; this is encoded by the exons ATGCTGAAGGTTTTGTCAGCTTCGTATTTACAGGGTCGATTACAGAACTTGTCTGGGAAGCTTCCTTCCAATTTATCTTATGGAGAATCAAGAGCTCCATTGCTGCGAATTTTAGGTTCTTTAAGAAGCTCGAATTCGAAAAAACCTAATTTATGTAAACGAGTATTCTTTTGTTCGGAGTCTGGTGATGGCTCCAATCCAGTGGCTGAGGTTGAGGAGAAGCCCGGAGAAGCCGAAGCTGCAGTGGAGAGTGCAGAGGAGGTCGATTCTAAAGCCTCATCGGCTATCGTCCCAACTAATCCCAGACCAGAGGATTACCTCACG GTTTTAGCGTTGCCATTGCCGCATCGACCACTATTTCCAGGTTTCTATATGCCAATCTATGTTAAG GATCCTAAATTATTGGCAGCTTTAGTGGAGAGCCGTAAGAGACAAGCCCCGTATGCTGGTGCGTTTCTTCTGAAAGATGAGCCAGGGACTGATCCCAGTCTTCTGTCTCGTtcagaaatggagaagaatatGTATGATCTTAAAGGGAAAGAGTTATTTAACCGTCTTCATGAAGTTGGCACTTTGGCCCAG ATTACTAGCATCCAAGGGGATCAGGTCGTTCTTATTGGCCACAGGCGGCTACGCATCACTGAGATG GTCAGTGAGGATCCCCTTACGGTGAAAGTTGACCATCTCAAG GATAAACCATACAATAAGGATGATGATGTCATAAAGGCAACATCTTTTGAAGTTATTTCGACTTTAAGAGATGTGCTGAAGACAAGTTCCCTTTGGAGAGATCATATCCAAACATATACCCAG CATATCGGTGACTTCAATTTTCCAAGGTTAGCAGATTTCGGTGCTGCAATCTCTGGGGCAAACAAGCTGCAATGCCAACAAGTGCTTGAAGAACTAGAT GTTTATAAGCGTTTAACATTGACTCTAGAACTGGTTAAGAAAGAGATGGAGATCAGTAAGATACAG GAATCAATAGCAAAAGCAATCGAAGAAAAAATAAGTGGTGAGCAGCGCCGCTACTTGTTGAATGAGCAACTTAAGGCAATAAAGAAG GAGCTAGGCCTGGAGACAGATGACAAAACAGCACTCTCTG AAAAATTTAGGGAAAGACTTGAACCAAATAAGGAGAGATGTCCACCTCATGTTTTGCAAGTCATAGAAGAAGAGCTCACAAAGCTACAGCTTTTAGAGGCCAGTTCAAGTGAGTTTAATGTCACCCGCAACTATCTCGATTGGCTCACGTCATTGCCTTGGGGTAACTACAG TGATGAGAATTTTGATGTTCATCGTGCTCAAGCAATACTAGATGAAGACCATTATGGTCTCACTGATGTTAAGGAGCGTATATTGGAATTTATAGCTGTTGGAAAACTAAGAGGAACTTCACAAG GAAAAATCATTTGTCTATCTGGACCTCCAGGAGTGGGTAAAACAAGCATTGGTCGTTCCATTGCACGTGCCCTGAATCGGAAGTTCTATCGATTTTCTGTTGGAGGGTTAGGTGATGTAGCTGAAATCAAG GGGCATCGCCGAACCTATATTGGCGCCATGCCTGGAAAGATGGTGCAGTGCCTAAAGAATGTGGGGACAGCAAACCCCTTGGTTCTGATTGATGAGATTGACAAG CTGGGAAGGGGACATGCTGGTGATCCAGCAAGTGCCTTGTTGGAGCTTCTTGATCCAGAGCAAAATGCTAATTTTCTGGACCATTATCTTGATGTTCCCATTGATGTATCAAAG GTTCTTTTCGTCTGCACAGCAAATGTAGTGGAAATGATACCCAATCCTCTTCTGGACAGAATGGAGATTATTTCCATTGCTGGTTACATCACTGATGAGAAGATGCACATTGCCAGGAATTATTTGGAGAAGACAACAAGAGAAGCTTGTGGTATCAAGCCTGAACAA GTTGAACTGACGGATGCAGCTCTTCTTGCTCTGATAGAAAATTACTGCAGAGAAGCAGGAGTTCGGAATCTACAAAAACACATTGAGAAGATTTACCGTAAG ATTGCTCTGCAACTTGTaaggaaaagagaatcaaatgAACCATCTCAAGTTGTTGGACAGAATGATGTGAAAGCAGAATCTATTAATGAATTGAATGAAGCAGTGGTAGTAGAGGAAATCCAAGTTGGTTCTGAACCAGGAGACATTATCAATGAAAAGCTGGACAGTGAAATGCCCGTGGTGGCTGACCGAATCCAGACAGATCTGCAAGCTGAAGAAAATGTGTGCAAAGAGGATCAAATAGTTGATTCGAAG GACAATGTAGGAATTGAGATGAGCCAAGAAAATGAAGCAAGTAAGGCATTTGAAGTTGTGATTGATGCATCAAATATATCTGATTTCGTTGGCAAGCCTGTTTTTCATGCTGAACGCATCTACGATCAGACACCAGTCGGAGTTGTTATGGGTCTTGCATGGACTGCAATGGGTGGTTCAACACTCTATATAGAGACCACCCTAGTGGAGCAAGGAGAGGGAAAAGGAGCACTCCATCTCACTGGGCAGCTTGGAGATGTCATGAAGGAGAGTGCCCAGATAGCCCACACAGTTGCTAGAGCGATATTGCTCGAGAGAGAGCCGAATAATCCCTTCTTTGCTAATTCTAAACTCCATCTCCATGTGCCTGCTGGGGCCACACCAAAGGATGGGCCAAGTGCAGGCTGCACCATGATCACATCAATGCTGTCTCTTGCCATGAAGAAGCCTGTAAAGAAGGACCTAGCAATGACGGGGGAAGTAACTTTAACAGGGAGGATCCTTCCAATTGGTGGG GTCAAAGAGAAGACCATAGCTGCAAGGAGGAGCAATGTGAAGACTTTGATATTCCCTTTAGCTAACAGAAGGGACTTTGATGAGCTTTCTGCCAATGTGAAAGAAGGCCTTGAAGTTCACTTTGTAGATGATTACAGTCAGATATTCAAATTGGCTTTTGGTGGTGACCAGGAtgcagaaaaataa
- the LOC122091306 gene encoding outer envelope pore protein 16-2, chloroplastic-like — protein sequence MSSNMETRSLLDELRNFDKGGFFDLGHPLLNRVAESFVKAAGIGAVQAVSREAYFTAIEGSGMDSSGISEIGATKKQHLPDLRGETNRKSLEAMVKNTGKESLQWGLAAGMYSGLTFGLKEARGAHDWKNSAVAGAITGAALALTSDDHSHEQIVQCAITGAAISTAANLLSGVF from the exons ATGAGCAGTAACATGGAGACTCGATCTCTGCTGGATGAGCTCCGAAACTTCGACAAGGGCGGTTTCTTCGACCTCGGCCATCCCCTCCTCAACCGTGTCGCTGAAAGCTTCGTCAAAGCCGCTGGG ATCGGCGCAGTTCAAGCGGTCAGTCGTGAGGCTTATTTCACCGCCATTGAAG GCTCAGGAATGGATTCGAGCGGGATTTCAGAAATCGGAGCTACTAAGAAGCAACATCTCCCTGACCTAAGAG GGGAGACCAATAGGAAATCTCTTGAAGCAATG GTGAAAAATACAGGCAAAGAGTCTTTGCAGTGGG GGCTAGCTGCTGGAATGTACTCAGGCCTCACATTTGGACTAAAAGAGGCTCGAGGTGCTCATGATTGG AAAAATAGCGCAGTTGCAGGTGCAATTACTGGAGCGGCATTGGCACTCACATCAGATGATCACTCGCACGAACAGATTGTCCAATGTGCCATTACTGGAGCAGCAATCTCTACAGCAGCTAATCTTCTCTCTGGAGTATTTTAG